The Spiroplasma corruscae DNA window AAAAATAGGTCCTGAACCTTTTAATGAAGCGGTTAATGGTATATATTTATTTGAATTAATGTCAAAATCAAATAAATATATAAAAACAATACTTTTAGATCAAACTAAAATTTCAGGTATTGGTAATATTTATGCTGATGAGATATTGTTTGATGCAAAAATACATCCTGAAAGCAAAACTAATAAACTATCATTAAATGCATATAATAATATATACGAATCTAGTAAAAAAATACTTAGAAGAGCAATAGAACTAGGTGGGTCTACAATTAGTACTTACAAGGCAGGACACGGCATATCTGGTAAGTTTCAAAATGAGTTAAAAGTTCATTTAAGAAAAAATGAACCGTGTTTTGTTTGCAAAACTAATATTATTAAAATTAAAGTAAATGGCAGAGGAACATATATATGTAGTAATTGTCAAATATTGTACTAACATGTGGATAACTTAAATTACCCTTGTAAACATTGGTTTAAATAAAAAAGTTATTAACATTTTTATTTAAAATTTTTAAATATTATTAAATCTATTCTATTTAAATAGATTTAAACATAATAT harbors:
- the mutM gene encoding DNA-formamidopyrimidine glycosylase, coding for MPELPEVETVVSILKKNVIGKIIKNISILYPNLIKTDILVDEFKNTLINKTILDITRIGKYIIFDLGDYVLISHLRMEGKWFYINDLSLVSEKHIEAIFSLDNGYYLIYDDTRKFGTFNLELKDEYKKINPIVKIGPEPFNEAVNGIYLFELMSKSNKYIKTILLDQTKISGIGNIYADEILFDAKIHPESKTNKLSLNAYNNIYESSKKILRRAIELGGSTISTYKAGHGISGKFQNELKVHLRKNEPCFVCKTNIIKIKVNGRGTYICSNCQILY